The sequence AATTGACAAAATAAATACCTTTGACGTTCCAGTGACAAACTGCAACAACCTTGCCATATCCTCCTTGTTGAAGGCTTTGACAACCTCCCAAAACCACTGTGCAATACTAGAAGCCGCTGTATAACCAGTATACTCAGTATTGGCCTTCAAATCATCCACTGTATAGGGAAAGAGGAAATGTTACAAATCTGAGGGTGCAGATGATAGTATACATGTAATGTGTTATGATAAGTAAACTCACAATCGATTTCTGGAAGTCCGCTGATTAGAAGCTCAAGTTCTTTATCATTAAAAATCGCAATAAGATCTCGAGGAACCAATTCATTAAAACCTTCTAGGAAGGAGTTAATTTGAGGACGGATGGCATTTGTCAGAATGTGGTCAGCCACAAGGTCTATATACTCATGCTTTGTTTCTTCTGTGACTCTGATATTTCTTCCTCCAGGAATAAGCTCGTAATCGGTGACCTTTCCAAAAGTATGACCATTGCAAAGAACGAGAATTAAAGAGACTTGACATAAATTGGAAATATATGTAGCACAAATGCATATTAACGCAATAGATGGCGGGATGCAGTTATGGACATCAAAATTCAGAACAAGAAGAAGTTTGAATAGGCTGAAAAGTGAAATTGCATGTATAATGTACACTTTGGCAATCTTCGTACCTCAGTTTTCTCGTAAAGTATGTGCTTCTCCTCATCAGCATCCATGCTAAATGTCAGGTCAGGTATATCAGTCACATCATTCTGATTTAAACAGGGGAAAAAAAGTTAGCATTTCCCACGTTAACCATGATTCAAGGAAGCAGGATCAGCAATGAGATCGGCCTCCACCGATTCCGATTCCGATTCCGATTCTGATTCCGATCCAGCTGGAATTGGTAAAAAAGCCCTAGAATCGGCCCGAATAGGGCAGACTTGGCCTATCTGCTCCTATTCCTAAAACCATGATATAAATACTACCAAACAACTAATAGATTTTACATTAGAGATTACACTTACCTCCAACATCCATTTCAAGTTCTTATAGTAATCAGGATCTACTGCTTCTATATCATGATAAGTCACCTTGACACCAAGTATGTGCTTGTAGAAGGAGCGAGTGAAGTAAACATCTAAAAGTTGACCATCAAAGAGTGCCTTAGCCACCTGCAGAAAGGGCAGATAAAAGTCCAGTATCAGAAagatcaacaacaaaaaaattgaaggatATTAAAAAGTAAACAGGTATATGGAAAATACCACACGGCCCACAAATTTGAAGTAGGAAAGATGTTCAGTTTGATACACAGAATTGGGGTTTGGTTGAAATGTTGAATTGTTCCCCACAGTCGTGAAAAGCAAAGCTCCTTTATCAAATATGACCCTCGAAAGCAACTGATACCATTCTCTTGTCAGACCACCAGCATCAATCCCTTCTTCACCTTGAAATTGAACAGTCAATCGTCCCTTGAGATCGAGACTTGGACGCATTCGCAATTGATTATAGGAGTCCTCTAGGACATATGCCCGGCGAATACTTATGCGCAGAGGGGCAGAAGGGTGTTGCTCATGCTGTTGCCTGATTCTTGAGCGGAAATATGCTCTCTTGTTATCAAAGTCAATCAACCTTGGTGTTTTCAACATCATCGAGAGTGATTTCTCCAGTAACCCAGGATTCTGTCTGATGAAAGCATTCAACAGGCGACGGTGCTTCTCAGTGAACCTTGTGAAGGTGATGGCACCATCAGGTCGTCTCTGAGCAGCCACACCACATTTAGTGGACACTGCTGAGGAACTTCCAGCAGATTCTTTCACTTCTCTTGCAGTAACATTGACATTATCTTGCTGCATGATGGACTGATTTGCTTGTAGCTTTtcacataaaaagaaaaaggcctCAATAAATGGCAAAAGCCTCTGAGTTCCAGGAGGAAGTGGAGGGGAAAGAGAGGAGGCGCCTCCAGCAGGATCTGTAGTGTTTGTATTTTCAATTGGAGATGAGGAGGAACCCTGGCCTAGTTTTGTCTCTGTTGAGCTAATACAGTCACTCAATTCTTGCCACAACGGCTCAAGTGCAACATTTAACTTCCACATGATGCTTTGTTCTTCCCgttcctcatcatcttcttgaCCCTTATTAGCATCAATGACAGGGGAAGTGAGTGTACTAAGTGCTTGAAGCACACGTAAGATTGCAGCCCCTGCCATTGAGCCAGCACTTAACCCAAGCATCTGTGTATTCCTCAGGGTAACAAGTTCACCAACCGCTGAACTACTCAAACCATCAGCTAAACCTGCTAACTCTAAAGTAAAGATTTTCCGGTGTGGTGCAGCTACAAAGGCCAACTTCTTCAGTACCTCAGCCGCAAGCACATAGACTTTATCCGAAAGCCTAGTAAATTGTAACAAAAGTAGTCAATATACTACTCCACCATAAATAGAGATGCATTGAATGTGCTCAAGGGGTTGTGTGAGTCTGGATTTAGTGTTGGTGAGAGAGTGTAGGTGTAtgcatcagagagagagagagagagagaggaattggttcataaataaattgaactcATAAAACCCAGTAGCAAACTCATTAACCAAATATAACATCCAGAACTAAGGATCAGCCCATGAAAATTACCCCTCATGAGCAAGAAGGCTACACAGATTTCGCAAGTCAGACTCCGGGAGGTGCAAGAAGACATCATATGGACTGAAATTTTTCTTCCCATCAGAAGTGGAAACTCCAGCACTGGTGCTTCCATCCAGTTGTTGATTGGGATCCGGTTCAGCTATAGGTGGATTTGTCTGTATATCACCTGAGACTTCATCAACAGGCACACTCTGTGAATATGCCGCAACCTGTCCAGAATGAGGCTGCCACTCGACCTTTGATGCTGCAGTATAAACAATTACTTGAAGCAGACCCATGACCTGCAGAAGATATTTTGGAACAAATTACCAagagaatggaaatgggaaaacTGGATGTCTTTCAGGACCTAATTAGTACCTGCTCAAGATGCGCACTACTGCGTAAGAACAGAGGTTGATTTAAGAGCTTCAGGAACAATACTAGAGGTATATTCCCTTTCTTAGAGGTTTCCAGTTGGTTCGATGAATCCATTCCTTCCATAATTTTCTGTTTACCTTTCTCCTTCTTCGCTTCTGAATCATGACTTGGAGATTCGGGGATCAATGAAGGATCAAAATACAAAAGGATATTTGCAACAGCAGAATGATTGGTTGCCAGATATGTCAGAATCTCAAGAATTCGACGCGATACAAGTGGTGGAAGACCTACATAAGACcaacaaaacccaaaataaaaaaatctatgctTAGAAACAGAAGAGTTCAAAAGTAATTAATGATCATATTCATATCAGTCAAAAGTAGTACCATCTGATAGCTGTGATCGGCCATAAACAACATTCCATTGACAACCATACAGCCTCTGAGAAGTAGCTAGTGTTGATCCACCATCAAAACCTTCAGCTTCAGGTTTGATCATATCAAGCAGAAGGTGAAGTAGAACTGCACGTGTAACACTATGTGCACATAGGTTCAACAAGAGCCTCTGCAGAAGACCTTTACCGAGGGGCTTCACATGCAAAGGATAGAAGAAAAAGGTGGGAGTGAGGTACTGAGGTCCACCATGTTAGCAATacaatttaccaaaaaataaaaaaaaaaacaaaaagagcaagtgtttatcaaagaaaaaatttaatgaAGTAGATATAAAATCTCAATCTGGTCAATGATGACATTAGCTCCGTCCAAAGCAAGATGTACTCATCAAATGTCTAAATTCCACACATGTTACAACACATTCAATCTAACAAACAGAGAACATATAATGTATATATCTAGAATTGCTTCATAAGAACATACAATACTACAAATGCATCCATATGATCCAACTATTCTGGCTGGTACCTGACTAATCTGTGCTGGTAATGTTTCAAAATGTACTTGTAACCATACTTCACCATTTCACCAACTGTCACACCTGTTCCTATAATTTTTCTGTCCAtaaatctcatttttttcaaattcaaaaatactTCTAACCATATGAAACattttaagaataaaaattatCAAAGATTTTCTAATAGAAAGGGAAACACCTTGGTCCACTGCTTTTCAGTGGACTAGACCATTACCTGTGCTAACCGTAGGAGCCGAATCAATGCTTTCAAAGCATCGGCATCCAAAAGAGGTGCACCTTCAACTTCCTTCACCTTCAAGCTGTCTGCAATGGCAGAAACTGCCCTCCGACCTATTGTAACTCCAACTCCCCTATCCATAACTGTCTGCCTATCAAAAGCAAGGCTATTCCGCCTGCCGTTAAGCCTGTGGCTGCTTCCAAACAGACTACGAGCCTGATAATGACTCATAGCTCTATCTCTGAGCATTTGAGCTTCAGCAAGTAATGGAGAAGGTAGTGCAGACAAAACCGCTTCAGAAGAAGTTAAAAGAACCTGAATAGAAACAAATGAGCATTTCAATACAACTTAACAATTAACAAACAAGAGATATGAATAGATTCTCACCTCCTCACGCAAATCAGCAGGGAAGGTAGCAATTATAGAGGCATTGTCCATGTCAACTGGTTGTCCTTCAGCTTGCTGAGATTGTACCCTTTGCGCTCGTTGCTGTGCTAAAACTTCTGCTTGAATATCTGGAGGGAGGGCAGCTAAAAACTCAGGGTCAATATCTTCTGCAGATGGGGGTAAATAAGTCGAAGCAGGAACAGACTGTGCTTGTTGGGAAGCTAGAACTTCCGCCCGTAGATCGTCAGGTAGCGCGTCCAAGAAGGTTGGGTCAATAGTGTTTGCACTAGATTCCCCATCATTAATACTAGTTTGATCTGCATGATTAGCATCTTGTGCAATTACAGGGCTTCGCATAGCTGATGCATCATCGGCACCATTATCAGAAACAGGCAAGTGATGCTCGGTTTGATTTCCTTCTGTATCTGCAGTGTCTGCACCATCCATATCAACATCAGCATTCACTTGAACGGGAGAAGTATGACAATCACCTACATCAGGCAATTCTGAACCAGAATCCACCACAACAAGGTTACTGGACTGGCTATCTGTTCTTGGAGGCCCATCACAACATGCATTTCGAAGTACTGCATCCCTGGAATTTGCATGCAGCGAAAATCCATCTTGACTCTGAGGATCACCAAGTAACTCAGTGGACGGTGTAACAAGCTCAGGGATGGCCTCCGAATGCCCAGCAGTAGTACCAACATCCGCAATTTCCATACTTTCATTACCATTTGGAGACATATTTGGTTGTCTTGACATAGATTCCTGTGCTAGCAGACCCTCATCTGATTCATGTGCGGCAGAATCTGCATTGGCTTGTCCATTAGATGTTTCAGGAAGATGTGAATCACTTTCATCCGCATGATTCTCTTGATGATGTGCTGATTCTGCAGCAATTTCTTCACACACTGCTTCATTCTGTTGGCTGATGGCATTGTCACCCACTACTAATGGTAGACGATCAACATTTATTGGGACATCTGATTGTTGTCTGTCCTGTGGCTCAGAGTTCTCAGACTGCCTTTGAGCTGGAGGACAGTTTGCAGGAGCCACACTACGCAACTGAGAAATAAATAGTTCCTCCACTACCTGTGCAATGGCAGCAGCTTGACCACCAGCCTGTGGCTGACCATCATCAGTCCAACGACAATCACCTAGTCCCCTTCGCCCTGCCAAATGTAAGGGATCCATACCCAGCGAAAAATCAATCAGAGGTGGAGGTGCTGCACCGACCAAGCGATCACCAAAGAGAGTAGCTGATCCATGTTCAGATGGAAGAACAGGAGCATCAAACATATAGAAATGGGCTACATCAAAACTTCCAGCTGACAGAGCTTCTAAATCTCTTGATGAGTTTCCACTCAAAGACCACAAGGAAGCTGAATCCCCTGACTGGGATGGCCTCAGGAGAAGTGGATGTTGGAAACCACTTCCATCTAGACCAGATCGCTCAAGTAAAGTCCTGTTATTATTTTGACGGCGGCGCTCAGCACCTGAGGACCGGCGAAGACCAAAAATGTCATCAACATTAACCCCTTGGAAAGGCTCGGATGCAACATCAATCAGACCACTTGCAGCTCCGGGTCGCCCAAGAACCTGCAAATGATCTAAACCATCCAGGCCTTCCCTCCATCTCACTTCTATAACACGATTCTCATGgaaatcatcatcttcttcatccatgATATCATCATTGTAATCATCTCCTAGACCATTATCATCATGGTCCTCGACATCTGTATCAGCGAGAGACATCAAGGCAGCACCCTCTTCCACTatatcctcatcttcatcatcatcctcatcatcatcttcatcatcatcctcaCCATTATCCCccatgtcttcatcatcttcatcaccCATGTCATCATCTGTCCTATGCTCAACTCGGAAAGTCATTTCAACTCCATCTGTATTGCGTAAGACATCACCTTCTACCATCTCTTCTTGCGGAAACTCCACCCCGTGTCCCCTAGGTGGGTTTGCAGTTGTAGCCTCCACCTCTATTCTCATATCATGCTCCACTGTCTGGCTTAGATTCCCATCATGATCCCCTGCACTATGAGAAGttccctgctgctgctgctgttcaGTCTGCGTGGTATCTCTGGCTTCCTGTTGACTGTTCCGGTTCTGATCATTTTCCACAGCTTCTCTGAAAGAGAGAGTATTTGTCTGATCTTCTGTTCTTCCATTTGTGCCTGTAGACCTTTTCTTGTTGGCCCCATCTGATTTGTACACTTGCTCACTAGCATTAGCAGCCCTTGTTAAGCTCTCCAAAGCCTTGACTATAAGATTTACGGCTTTTGGAGCATTAGGATGATCCAAGTCAATTACCTGAAGAATACCAGTAAGAGCTTGGACCATTCCTCCATCTATCATGGTTTTTGCTATGTCTGGTGAGCAACCAGGACCAGGCAAGTTGCTGGAAGATGAATTTTTGGACAAAATGGAATTAACCAAGTCAGCAAAGGCTAAGACCTTTCTATTTGGCAATAAAAAGTTGTTGGAAGAATTGATCCCAGAAGTTGAGAATGATAAAAATGCTCTCACTATTTCACCAATCACTCGTCTGCGCCCTTCACCAGAACGACCGCATAGCACTACCAAAAACCATGAAGCCTTTTCAGACAGCTTATCTCTCCATTCTTCAGTTGCTTCTGTTTTTTTATCTGACGATAAAGGAAGAAGCCAGTGCAAAATATGATAAAGTATCCCACCATGTCCAGGCCCATCTACTTGATTGGATCCGCGGAGTTGACATGTCTCCATATCTCTTCTCAGAATAACACCAACAGCATGAACATACATGAGCAGAATATCACTCATCAACTTGAGCACGAAAGTCACCTTAGCTAGCATGGCTGACCTCTCTGAGAGGTTATCAGAATCCATTTTCTTTGTGTCATCAACCTTTGACTTTCCCTTCTCCTTGGTAGCAGGTTCATCTACCTCCATAGGAGATAAAAAGCTAGTACACTCATCCAGTTTCTTTGGCAATGGGTAACTCATAATTATTTCTAGAAGCTGATCAATTACTTGAGTAAGATTTGCAGGAATCCTTTTGTGGCCTTTAGAACATTTACCCGGTCCATCATGAAGCTTATTTTCAGGCAGCCGAACACATTCATGAGAAGACCCAACCTCAACACCAGATGCTTTCATTttgtccttctccttctctttttcctttgataAGATAACATTAGTCCTCCCTCCAGAAGATTCCAACTGACAAACAGCAGCTGCAGCTTTCATAAAGATCTCAGGATCTCTGGATATAACAGGTGCCATGGATGTCAAAAATGTTCTAGGTGAAAGACGACCAGCTTGCCGGCTGAGGATGCCAGTCAGTGTCTGTCGTATCTCCAACTCCATTGCTGTTTGTAAGGTTTGCGGATCTTCAAGGAGATGCCTAATAATAGCAGATGCCACACTGTCATACCCAGGAAAGAAACAACTTCTTGGAAGACTAAAAAGAGCAGCCAATCCTCCATTCTCAAGGAATTGCAAAGCCATAGCATGTGTTTTAGTCAAACGAGCACATAACTGTAGAACAGCCTGCATTACCAGAGCAGGAACATGCTGCTTTATTAGCTCACAAGAAAGTGCTAGGGCCCTACGACACTCGTCAAGAGTCATATAACCAGTAGACTCCCCAAGGATCTTATTAAAAGCATTGCCAGATTGTTTTTCATTGGCATCTGAAGCAAATTTTTTCTCTGTAGGCAGCAATGACGAAGCATTCTCTTCAGATGAGTCAACTAAAGATTCTGAGACAACTCCTTCAGCACTTTCAGATGAAACTCGGGGTTTGGACTCCAACATGATGTCAATGATAAGTAGCAAAGCGCTCAGACATTTTGGTGCAAGAACCACATCTCCTGATTCATTTTTCAACTTGAAATTTGTCAATACATCTATTGCAGTGGGGACAAGACCATCTTTTGCAGCAATTTCTCGTGCACTACCATCTTCAGAAAGAAGCAAGGCCAGAATATGTGATATTGTACACAATGCATTGGTATCCCTAGAAAAATCTGATGGACAAAGCTTCAATTGCTGAATAAGATAAGACACCACCTTCGGACGATCTTCTCCTTTGTTTCGATGGCAAAGAGTCACAAGCAAATCTGTCAAAGGGAAGGCCACTGAATCGGTGCTTTGAAACAACCTCATAGACGCAGCAAGAACATCATCAATAGGAGGTGGTTCTGCTCCTTTGTCTTCTGCCAATATGTCTCGTGGCTTATCAGTGCTATCCTCTTTTGCCGTTTCTGATGAATTTCCCAATGACAATGCAAGTGCCCTAGCCAGTTCATCATCTTCCTGCACAGGATCTTCAGCGTGACTAAACAACCACTCCATAGCCATCTCAACACTATTTGTTTCTACCCGTCTCAGTGCTTCCTCTGCTCTTGCTCTACTAAAACCCATCTCGACTATAGTAGCAATAGTAGCTTCATCTGGCGGGGGACCCATGAAACGTTGGCCTGTGCTTCCTCCAACAACATTCCGACCCCGTTTTACATCTCCAACGCCAGAGTATATATGAGTAACAAGTGAAACCATTGACGTGATAGAAACCGGACTGCAATTAGGAAACATGGGATGGTTCCATACTGGAAGTATCGCATCTAGAACCTGAGATTGTAACATACGTACAAACACTTCTGGGTCTCTCGGAACAGGGAATAACCCAATGGACAGTCCTGCAGCAACAGGCTGAACAAGTAGCTGAGCCTGAGATGCAGAAGTTGGAGACAAGAGAAAAGCAGAATTAACAAAATACTCGAGCATTCTATAGTAATTCTGTAATGTATCAAGCAACCATATACTGTGAGACAATTTGCTCCCTTCAACTGCCTTTTCTTGATCAATACCAGATGGAGGTATAGAATAAGGAAGCGTCCAGAGCAACTGGCTTGTAGCCTCAAATGTTGTCAAAAGCTCCTTGAAGGTTCCATGCACATAAAAGTTATTTACCAGGGCAGTATTGCATGCACGTCTTCTGCTATCAAATGTTAGTGCAGCCATGTCATCCACAACCTTTCCTAGATACCGGCACTTCACCGATAATGAAGTTTCAAGACCAGCAGTTGTAAGATGCCCTGGGAAACAGAGAGCCTCATGGAAAATTTTAGCCATTGCAGTTGCAAGACTCTTAGAAGCAGAATTCAGTGAACCTGAGTCTGCTCTACGACGGTTTGGAGATGTAAAGCCCTTAACTAGAGTTGCATAGAAAGAGCGCATAGTAAATGCAAGCTTATTCAGATTTTCCATGACAATAACATCAGGGCTTTTCCTTTTAACATCTTGGGCAGAAGAAGTCTCGGATACATTTCCAGAAACTTCTGAATCAATGTTTGAAACCTCCAGCTGTCGACTGGACCTTCCACCCCGCAACCGTGCTAATCCCTGTCTACCATGACGATGTAAACCATCACCACTTCTAACCACCGACAGAAACTCATGTTCCCCATTCCAGCGGGACTGAGAAACATCCCGTAAAGAGACCGAGATAGGATTCATGTATCTCACAGGCGGAACGAGGTTTGCGTCATCGTCACTCTCCCTTCCTACAGCATTAGACAATGCAACATCTGCAGAACCACTTTCTTGATCAGCATCCCGTTTCTCATCCACCTTGGTGTCACTACACAAAGAAATATGCCACAGTATTTCCTTGTAAGCCTTTCCAAGATCCTTCAAGACATCAGCATCTGCCGCACCCAATTCAGATACCATAGTAGTAGTCCCCTTCAACAAAAAGTTGGCAAGAGACAGAATACCTTCCAGACTGGAAAGACATCTCAAGACCTTTGTTTGTTTTGTAGCTTCCAGCTCAGCAAGCTGAGTCCCTCCTACAGATGTTAACAGTTCATCAGTTAACTTCAGATGATCCCTCAGGAACGTGCATACAGCCCGAGCCAGAGCAGCAGAATGCTGAGGTGAGAAATTCTTAAAAGCAACAGATATACTCTGTCCAACAGACACAGAAAGAGGCATTAAtggcaaagtaaataactgcAGAACAGCTTCAACACCCTTCTTCTCAATAAATACCCGGCTTGTGTCAGCATTCTGGAGAATTGTTTCAAGAAGGCGAGCAGCATTGCTTATGCATTCAGGAAGAAAAGATTCAACATTCACAAATGAACCATCAGAAGACGGCGCAGTTGTATGCTCAGCACATTCCATCTTGGATGAATCTCCATCATCTGATGACATCAAGTTCTTCTCTTCCGCATCAGTTTCCATGGGAACAGGTGTGGAAGAGCAAATAGTGTCAGTGGATGAAGGAGATACCAGTCCAGATCCAATCTTCACAATAGCATTCAAAATCTCAATCAGCATCTCTACTCCAGGCCCACGCAATGAGGAAGCATGGCGCATTAGTTCATCCAGTCCAGTAGACAAG is a genomic window of Macadamia integrifolia cultivar HAES 741 chromosome 13, SCU_Mint_v3, whole genome shotgun sequence containing:
- the LOC122059704 gene encoding E3 ubiquitin-protein ligase UPL1-like → MQKAIDSITSDSSKWSVVFSEALLSLVTVLVSSSSGCSALREAGFIPTLLPLLKDTDPQHLHLVSTAVHVLEAFMDYSNPAAALFRDLGGLDDTITRLKVEVSYVEKGSKKHGEDSQCGKKGKEVVLSTSNDVDNMQPLYSEALVAYHRRLLMKALLRAISLGTYAPGSTARIYGSEESLLPHCLCIIFRRAKDFGGGVFSLAATVMSDLIHKDPTCFPVLEAADLPSAFLDAIMGSILCSSEAVTCIPQCLDALCLNNNGLEAVKDRNALRCFVRIFTSRTYLRALTGDTPGSLSTGLDELMRHASSLRGPGVEMLIEILNAIVKIGSGLVSPSSTDTICSSTPVPMETDAEEKNLMSSDDGDSSKMECAEHTTAPSSDGSFVNVESFLPECISNAARLLETILQNADTSRVFIEKKGVEAVLQLFTLPLMPLSVSVGQSISVAFKNFSPQHSAALARAVCTFLRDHLKLTDELLTSVGGTQLAELEATKQTKVLRCLSSLEGILSLANFLLKGTTTMVSELGAADADVLKDLGKAYKEILWHISLCSDTKVDEKRDADQESGSADVALSNAVGRESDDDANLVPPVRYMNPISVSLRDVSQSRWNGEHEFLSVVRSGDGLHRHGRQGLARLRGGRSSRQLEVSNIDSEVSGNVSETSSAQDVKRKSPDVIVMENLNKLAFTMRSFYATLVKGFTSPNRRRADSGSLNSASKSLATAMAKIFHEALCFPGHLTTAGLETSLSVKCRYLGKVVDDMAALTFDSRRRACNTALVNNFYVHGTFKELLTTFEATSQLLWTLPYSIPPSGIDQEKAVEGSKLSHSIWLLDTLQNYYRMLEYFVNSAFLLSPTSASQAQLLVQPVAAGLSIGLFPVPRDPEVFVRMLQSQVLDAILPVWNHPMFPNCSPVSITSMVSLVTHIYSGVGDVKRGRNVVGGSTGQRFMGPPPDEATIATIVEMGFSRARAEEALRRVETNSVEMAMEWLFSHAEDPVQEDDELARALALSLGNSSETAKEDSTDKPRDILAEDKGAEPPPIDDVLAASMRLFQSTDSVAFPLTDLLVTLCHRNKGEDRPKVVSYLIQQLKLCPSDFSRDTNALCTISHILALLLSEDGSAREIAAKDGLVPTAIDVLTNFKLKNESGDVVLAPKCLSALLLIIDIMLESKPRVSSESAEGVVSESLVDSSEENASSLLPTEKKFASDANEKQSGNAFNKILGESTGYMTLDECRRALALSCELIKQHVPALVMQAVLQLCARLTKTHAMALQFLENGGLAALFSLPRSCFFPGYDSVASAIIRHLLEDPQTLQTAMELEIRQTLTGILSRQAGRLSPRTFLTSMAPVISRDPEIFMKAAAAVCQLESSGGRTNVILSKEKEKEKDKMKASGVEVGSSHECVRLPENKLHDGPGKCSKGHKRIPANLTQVIDQLLEIIMSYPLPKKLDECTSFLSPMEVDEPATKEKGKSKVDDTKKMDSDNLSERSAMLAKVTFVLKLMSDILLMYVHAVGVILRRDMETCQLRGSNQVDGPGHGGILYHILHWLLPLSSDKKTEATEEWRDKLSEKASWFLVVLCGRSGEGRRRVIGEIVRAFLSFSTSGINSSNNFLLPNRKVLAFADLVNSILSKNSSSSNLPGPGCSPDIAKTMIDGGMVQALTGILQVIDLDHPNAPKAVNLIVKALESLTRAANASEQVYKSDGANKKRSTGTNGRTEDQTNTLSFREAVENDQNRNSQQEARDTTQTEQQQQQGTSHSAGDHDGNLSQTVEHDMRIEVEATTANPPRGHGVEFPQEEMVEGDVLRNTDGVEMTFRVEHRTDDDMGDEDDEDMGDNGEDDDEDDDEDDDEDEDIVEEGAALMSLADTDVEDHDDNGLGDDYNDDIMDEEDDDFHENRVIEVRWREGLDGLDHLQVLGRPGAASGLIDVASEPFQGVNVDDIFGLRRSSGAERRRQNNNRTLLERSGLDGSGFQHPLLLRPSQSGDSASLWSLSGNSSRDLEALSAGSFDVAHFYMFDAPVLPSEHGSATLFGDRLVGAAPPPLIDFSLGMDPLHLAGRRGLGDCRWTDDGQPQAGGQAAAIAQVVEELFISQLRSVAPANCPPAQRQSENSEPQDRQQSDVPINVDRLPLVVGDNAISQQNEAVCEEIAAESAHHQENHADESDSHLPETSNGQANADSAAHESDEGLLAQESMSRQPNMSPNGNESMEIADVGTTAGHSEAIPELVTPSTELLGDPQSQDGFSLHANSRDAVLRNACCDGPPRTDSQSSNLVVVDSGSELPDVGDCHTSPVQVNADVDMDGADTADTEGNQTEHHLPVSDNGADDASAMRSPVIAQDANHADQTSINDGESSANTIDPTFLDALPDDLRAEVLASQQAQSVPASTYLPPSAEDIDPEFLAALPPDIQAEVLAQQRAQRVQSQQAEGQPVDMDNASIIATFPADLREEVLLTSSEAVLSALPSPLLAEAQMLRDRAMSHYQARSLFGSSHRLNGRRNSLAFDRQTVMDRGVGVTIGRRAVSAIADSLKVKEVEGAPLLDADALKALIRLLRLAQPLGKGLLQRLLLNLCAHSVTRAVLLHLLLDMIKPEAEGFDGGSTLATSQRLYGCQWNVVYGRSQLSDGLPPLVSRRILEILTYLATNHSAVANILLYFDPSLIPESPSHDSEAKKEKGKQKIMEGMDSSNQLETSKKGNIPLVLFLKLLNQPLFLRSSAHLEQVMGLLQVIVYTAASKVEWQPHSGQVAAYSQSVPVDEVSGDIQTNPPIAEPDPNQQLDGSTSAGVSTSDGKKNFSPYDVFLHLPESDLRNLCSLLAHEGLSDKVYVLAAEVLKKLAFVAAPHRKIFTLELAGLADGLSSSAVGELVTLRNTQMLGLSAGSMAGAAILRVLQALSTLTSPVIDANKGQEDDEEREEQSIMWKLNVALEPLWQELSDCISSTETKLGQGSSSSPIENTNTTDPAGGASSLSPPLPPGTQRLLPFIEAFFFLCEKLQANQSIMQQDNVNVTAREVKESAGSSSAVSTKCGVAAQRRPDGAITFTRFTEKHRRLLNAFIRQNPGLLEKSLSMMLKTPRLIDFDNKRAYFRSRIRQQHEQHPSAPLRISIRRAYVLEDSYNQLRMRPSLDLKGRLTVQFQGEEGIDAGGLTREWYQLLSRVIFDKGALLFTTVGNNSTFQPNPNSVYQTEHLSYFKFVGRVVAKALFDGQLLDVYFTRSFYKHILGVKVTYHDIEAVDPDYYKNLKWMLENDVTDIPDLTFSMDADEEKHILYEKTEVTDYELIPGGRNIRVTEETKHEYIDLVADHILTNAIRPQINSFLEGFNELVPRDLIAIFNDKELELLISGLPEIDLDDLKANTEYTGYTAASSIAQWFWEVVKAFNKEDMARLLQFVTGTSKVPLEGFKALQGISGPQRFQIHKAYGAPERLPSAHTCFNQLDLPEYSSKEQLQERLLLAIHEASEGFGFG